The Plasmodium knowlesi strain H genome assembly, chromosome: 12 sequence cccattttttcttccttttttttttttttcttgtgggGCCCGCTCCATCTTTCAGTACAAGGACTGCATAATAAGTAGCCAATTTGAGCACGAAGAAAATGTCATTCTCAAAAAATCTGTCTTGGGTAAGCCCTTTTTCCCCTGGGAGCAGTGCCCGTTCAGGAAAGTGTCtaccccccctccccccccctgtaaTTAATACACTTCACACATGCGTAATCTATACCCACCCACCCCCCCACGCACTCCTCcactaaaaaaataattaggaaaaaacgtaaggataaaaaaaaactcctccgTTAACAGAAGTATTTTCATGGATAACATAATTATCAGTGAGAATTGCCACATACAGAACTCCATCATTTGCAAAAACGTTGTTATCGAAGATAATTGTAAGGTGAGTAAAGTGTGCCACAGATCACCTCTAGTTTGGGTCTTCTGTGGTGTAGGAGTGATCTCTCTCCCCTGGCGTATGAGCAACATATACGAACACCAATGGGCATGAAATGCATTATCCAACAAAGCGTATTACCCCCCGTATACCGCTCaataatttcctccttttttttttttttttttttttttaattcctcagTTGGTTGACTGCATAGTACGTGAGAACAGTGTCATCGAAAGGAATGGCATCTTCGAGAAGGAAACCCTACCTTTGTTTATCTCCTAGCGGtgccaaaataaataataaaaaaaaaaaagaaaaaaaagggctcatacaattctttttttttttttttttttttttttttttttttggaaaaaaaccCTCTGTCGTATTGAAACGCTACATAAATATGGCGGATGTTTGTCTTTTTCCCGAGCCTGtctgtttgttctttttggCTCCACTTTTGCaatatgttttttcttttttttttcaataaataTCATTACGTAATAAAACCATTGTTGGAAGGACTCCCTTTTCATTACCTCACCAATCCTCCTTCAAACTTCATCTCCGTCCAtttaattatgaaaaaaaaaaaaaaaaaaaaaaaaaaaaaaaaaacgtgtgcGTTTAGTATCCTCACAGAGTGATGCCCTGGactggaaaaggaggaagaaaagaaaaaaaacattcccttttttctttgtcaTCCCCAGGCTGCATCCCCCATAGATGACACACCCACCTGTGTATAGTGATAAAAGCAAAATGTGGACTTAACACATGTGCCCATTCGTTTTATTCTCATGCAACGGCGTTGCTCGCTTTCCTACCAGTTAGTTATACATCACCATGGGTCGTGAGCGACTGCCTTCCCCAACTCTTTAAAGATTCATCCATAGGAACTTATGCCTCAGTGGGAgcgaaaagaaaacatttaAGTGTtagcaactttttttttttttttctttttccaatgAATTGGTtttgtggggaaaaaaaaaaaaaaaaaaaaaaaaaacacttagATGCCAGGCAATGGAGCActttaggaaaaaatggtaaagTACTAACATAGTGTTAACACCCACCTGTTTATAAGTAATCCTATATATACCCCACTCCCTTTCGTGCATATTTTCCATGATATGTCGAAAAGTGGTTGAAGAATAGGCACCTCCAATTTCATCACATTGATAAGGGTACGTTTTATCATTAGAATTTCCGTGAGGGAGCGGGGTCTGGGAGGACGAGGTGCTGATGAGCTTTTACGGCCAAGAGACTTTCCTGTGGGTACTTTTTTTGAGAGGAAGTTGGCCCCAAGGATACGGTACATTTTATCTCTCACCATTTTCCCACCGCGGTCACAAAATTTGGCCCTTCCCGAACCGTTCTCACaatcactttttctttttttgcaaaagggaaaaaaaaaaaaaaaaaaaaaaggggactcCAACTGAATTTGAACTGCGGAAaggaagtatatatatatatatatatttttttttttttttttttttccctcctatTGTCAGTTCTTCAACCATTTAATGTGTTCAATGCATCGCCGCGACATCGATGGTCGTTGAGTGGGTCTCCTGTGATTAGTCACTTTGCCGCGCAACCACGATACGGCGATACCGCCATACAGCGATAGCgcgttttcccctttttctctcTGCCTTTCTTTTGGCCTCCAATTGACCCAATGGAGTTTGAGACCACCAGAAGCAGGGGAGCTAAGTACCCATACGAGGCAAGCGACGATAGCAGGAGAGCTCCAAATGATGACAGAGGCGTGGAAAGGTAAGGAAGAGTACATAACATCACAGCGTTGTGTTGAACAGTATAATAATTCCTCCTCATGTTAGCGAGGTGTGGAAGCGTGCTACCCATCTCCGGAGGATGATAACATGGTGGTGGGCGAACAGAAAAACTTGCCGTCTCTGGAAGGGAGATTTCCCCACCGAACACAGGTTGCACCTACGAAAAGATTTCACAACTATCACACCACAACATCTTTCAGGTATCCACGGGAGAGACACAACTCGCCAAGGGCACGTAGAAGTAGGTCTCACTCATATCGAGGGAAAAGAAACTCAATGGAAAATCACGCAGGTGGCGACAGGTACCATATGGAtgcaagaggaagaagagagagGAGCCCAGACAGTAACCATCCCTCACGAGAGTCACACATAAAGAGGAGTGAAGACAATTCAATGGACGAAGCAAGGTGGCGGGTTAGGAGAGGAGAGCGTGATAATCGTGAAGATCGTGATGAGCGGTTAGAACGAGGGGAACGCCGCTCCTACCGCGGACACAGTGACAGtcgagaaaggaaggaacgcCGAGAAAGGCGGGATCACAGAGACAGGAGAGAAAGACGAGATAgggatggaaggaaaaggaagtccAGTAGACTCAACCCGAATTTGTCTTCCTCCCATGAGCGCTCCAGGTCGAGGGAGAGGCGAAGAAGGAGGTTACAGGCAGAATGCATTAAAAAAGCAGGAGGATTTAAAAAGCTAGCTGACATGGAAGGACATGAAACAACGAGCGTTTTTTGGGATGGGTTCCAGTGGGTAGCGAAAACGAATCACTCATCTACCTCGCACTTAGATCCTGCAGTAATGAACTCCACGAGAAAATTGAGACGCCTATATTTTGGTAATTTACCTCTACATCTAGGATTATCAGAAAACGAATTCCAAGAAACTATCTGGGAtgagatgaagaaaagaaagttcTGTAATGACGATAACATCAATCCTGTTCTTTACGTTTGGTTTGCCAAAGACAAGGGTAACTATGGGTTCGTTGAGTTTTCCACTGTAGAGGAAACAGAGAGGGCTCTAACCATGGACGGTATGCTCTGTAGGGGGGTTGCGCTTAAGGTTTCCAGACCGAATGACTATTCCTCTACCAACACGATGAAGCATAACCAACCGTCTCTGCTGCAGAGCGTTGGCGCAGTGGCTAGTGGAGTGGCTACCGGAGTGGTTAGTGGAGTGGTTAGCGGCGGGGGTAGCGTGTACGGCAAGCCCCCCCCACCACCAGGCGCTCCCCCTCCATCCGTCCTGACGGGAGCAATGGACAACCAAAGTGACCTCGAAACCAAGTACCTACGCGTGCTAGAAATTGTTTCTGAACAGTCAATTAACACTGAAGATTATTCATCTATAGTGGAAGACATCAAGGATGGCTTTCACTCACAGGGAATAATAATCAACGCCATTTTAATAACCCCCAAGTATGCACACACAACCCCCTTCAGTGTAGGAGATGTTTTGATAGAGTTTGAAAACGCTTCTTCTGTGGACAGTAGCATTGCAAATATGTCCAACCGTAAGTATGAAGGAAGGATAATTAGAATGGAAAAGTTGGATGAAGCCACTTACGACATGCACGTCAAGCCCATCATCAGGGATCtttatgaacaaaatgggatATAGGGCCCTATCTATCATCACCGTGGAAAAATCCTCCGCTGAGCCTCTGGTTCTATCACGGTGAAAAATTACCAACGAACTTCTGTTCCTTTGTGAACATACTCGTCTTCAATTGTCTAGGAAATTCAGGCAACGAAGGTAAACTGATGACTCGGTTTTTCCCTGTTGCCACAcagcaaacaaaaaaaaaaaaaaaaaaaaaaaaaaagactaaTGTTAACCCTCTCCCCTCTGTTTAGAAGTTTGTCCATGTCCCTAGGTGTGTGTTTATTCCTTCCatctctttctcttcctatttatcttttttttttttttttttttttttttttttttttgcacttaatttttttagctagctaaccagctttttttttttttttttttttttttttaaattaattttacgACTGCCAACTTGGATGAAATGTGTGAAATGTCACTCGAATGGAACGCCACTACGCAAAGGTGATGCAAAGCGGCAATGAGGAGCAGTGATATTTTATtacctttaaaaaaagatgCGATTTTCCCCCTCTCTTGTGCAAAACGGCGTATAATAGATAGAGTACATCCATCAAGTGAGGAGGAAAACTGCCACATGTACTCCTAACCCGTGTCTATATGTCCATCTGCGCAACTGCAGATGGGCTGTGggatttttcccccttcccatGGCGAAATTGCTTAACAAGACCTGATCGACTCACCACGCTTCATAAGTGCCGCGCAACCAAGTCAACCCCGGCAATATGAGCGAAGCGAAAAGGACGGTGCTCCtggcggagaaaaaaaatgacgacGGATCAATCGCCGTaacgaacaaaaatatcctcttcAAGGAGTGCAAACATGCAAATGAATTCCGGGAGACATTTATCAACATTGAAACGGACTACAGTCTGGAcagtgaaaaagaaagaaacaacaTCCCCCTGTTGAaggtgtttaaaaaaaagttaagggaagaaaaggctTGCACTAGAGTATTGATCCTCTTCCAAACATCCAATGAAGAAAGTAAAAGGAATTGTGTCAAGGACCATCTGCTCAAGGTACTCCAGCAAGATTATAACCAAGCGATCACAGGTGTGTGTATCTTTGTCCACGTGTACTCCATCATGCTTCTAGAATCCATGGAAacgaaaaatgtattttcctttatgaaGCATCTAAAGGAGGTGGAGAATGTTTCAGGGGTGCAGGTTTTGTATTTCAGCGAGCTGAACAAGAAAAGCGTGACGGACCATTTCGCCTTCTTTGAGTACAATAAGGAACAGCCCAAGGGCGCGCCCCTCTCCGGAGAGCGCAACTATGTGGAAGAGGTGGGTTCTCAGGGTGCCCGCaagtgcacacacacacacataagTGAACCATAATGACAGTATCTACGTGTTTGCCAAACAAACGCATGGCTCTACTAATGTGTACTCCTACCCAACTATATAACCTCCCCTCCGCAGGTCTGGGAGCTGTACATAAGTACCCTGCAGTTCTGTTGTCTCGTGAAAAACAGCTCAGAGCACCAGAGCATCTtcgaaaaaaacgaaaacatTAAAAAGAACTTGGCCCTTTTGCCCCACTTATATAGCGATGACGCGAGACAGTACGTGTGGACCGCTGACGGTAATTAGATAAgcttgtgtgtgtgtatggggGGAAGGCACAAATGATGAAATGGAGTAGCCTCCCAGGAGTGGATGTACCACCTACGTTGTCAGAATTATATGTGATTGTTCCTACATAATAAGAAAATGTTCCACCCTTTATATGATTCTCTCCTCTTTTCAGAGTTCATCTCATTCTTCATGAAAGAGTTCCATCTTCCCGTGGACGACTTCTCCGACGACTTCCTGGACCTGTGACGGCGGGGTGGGAAGACATCGTTCCATCACCCCGTCCTTCTGATACCGCCTTACCACTTTGCCACTACGTGCGCGATATTCCGCAGAGAGGCGTGCAATGGTTTCTTCGGGTAGGTCCAGTCCCAGAGCTGTATCAATAAGGGGGTTCAGCTCGACGTGCCTAGACAGAACCTTTAACCTGTTCAGGATTTCCTCAAAGGATTCTCGCAGAATGGCCTCCTCCTGTAGCTTAAAATACGCCAGAGCCACtttaaataaaaacgaatgaccatagataaaaaaaaaatcccaaaTCCTAACTACGTAGATGATGCTAATACTGTAGGAGAAGAGAGTGACAAACCACTGGGAGGCAAACATACTCGAGTGTacgttttccttcctcagatggaaatatatttttgggAAGAATACAAGTAGTAGTTGGTCTAGGATGAACAAATCCTCATTTAGTAACGACATATCGGAAGAGAATAGATCATTCAGATGGTACTTCTCTATTAAAGCTACCAACATATAAAAagcatcttcttcattcatgtaaagaataaaagtCGCCACGATAAATGCCATCCCTTGACAGTAACCCAAGCTTTTGTTATAATTACTGTAAGCCTTTAGAATATTAAATAATATTTGCTGACCttgttcataattatttttaaataaaatgtgtTTGGGGTATGTCCTGTTCATATCTTTCTTGATTGTATTTTCGTATTGGTTAGTTATACTCAAGTAATATTGGTATGTACTACTATCTCTCTCATTtgtatgatttttttctgtgaggTTAGTCTCCTTTCTGTATTCATATGACTGTACTAATATCTGCCATATGAAGCCTCTCAAGTGATCGGGCACTCCTTTCTTTACTTGTTCCTTTATGTAACCATCAAGATGCTTGCTCATGCAGGTAAaatagtttttctttttttcaagagTGACTGTCCTTTTCTCCCACTGGGCGTCTCtgacatttgttttttcatccttctgcTCACTCTTCACCGGAACGTTTTCTTCACCATTTGTACTCACTCCTCCCTTGGCATAGAATCTTCCACTGGATaaacatttttcccttctattTCCACTCTCTTTGCGCTCACCATGATCACCATTTGCAGGCATCGCACACTCCTTTATCGTTAGAagtttccccctttccttcctacaCATTATCGTGCTCttcttttcagtttttttcaaattaaaatAGTTATCGTACGATAAGGGGGGGGTCAAAAAGAAGGACAGTTTGCTTTTACCTGCATTGCCACTGCTCGGTGCCCTTTCCTTGCGGTCCACACTGAAGTTCGTCCAATCCGTTTgacctcttcctcctccacccTCGGTCTCTTTCCCTATGCCACCTGATGTTCCTGCTATTTCTTGTTGAATTAACTTCTTCAAATGAAAAAGCTCCATCTTCCTCTCATATATGCGGTTCCATATTCTGATTTTCTGGATGTCCTCCGCGAAGTTTCGAACCCTGTCGTTTGCTTGCATTTGTATCACCCCAGCAGGACAGGAGGAGGTGGTTACAATATGGGCGAGAAATTTACCCGCGGCAGCAGTTCCATCCGCTTGACGGGGCCTCGAATTGGAAGAGGCACAAAATGGGGACAGCTTCTGCTAACTATTGTTCAAACTGTTCAAATGAAGACACACACAGGGGTTGTGTCGAAGCGAATTCCGATTTGGTGGAGGAGTTagccaaaatggggaaaaaaaaaaaaaaaaaaaaaaaagtcaggTAAatagcttaaaaaaaagaaaaaaagtcaggtaaaaatcttaaaaaaagaaaaaatggtcAGGTAAATATCTGAATGATGGTGCAAAAGAGCTAAACACTGGTACAAACCGTCATCTTAAAAGcggctcaaaaaaaaaaaaaacactttcaTGCGAGTTACACACTTTGTGGAGTTCTGCTATACCAAGCGAGGTATTCCTGCTACAAGCCACATGCCCTCTTTTATCTTCCTTAATTATCCTTCGGTATCTGCCAGATTAGGAGGTAATTGCTAGCtacggaagggaaaaaagggaattaacACACCAACTGGGGCTATGGCACGGGAAAATTATTCCCATCAGATATAATCACACACACATaaggaaataagaaaaaaaaaaaaaaaagagaaagagagagagagactTCCTCCTCGCGGAAAAAGTGGCCCGAAAAACTTACTCGTTACAAAAGCTACTCGGTTGTATATCCATTTTACAAACAAAACGTggttgtcaattttttttttgcacacggGGTTTCCCATTATGTCCCAGACGTGGAGGTTTCCATCTCTTCCGCCttgacgaaaaggaaaaaaaaaaagatcacaGTGAAGGCGTAACCATGGTGCAATGGTTTCTTTGAATGTACGGCGCAACACTGTTGCGATGGAGAGGTGAAAGTGCTCTAGCAGGTATGGTCCCAAAGGGAACCTGTCTCTAAACGGGAAGATCACAAAACGAAGCACACAACGCTTGCTCATTTTCCTGCACACTTTTTGCGCATCGAACATGGGGCCTCACCGGAGAGCACATAATTCGAATCGAACGAATAAATCGGGTAGGAAGGTACAATGGACGAGGCCAGCGGAGAGTTGCTGTCGTAGAGGAAGCTGTACGAGTAGAGCACATCCCCTGTGTAGGCGTCCAACGTGTAAATGGAACCATCCTGTGTCGCTATAagcattttcttctcatcgAATGAAAAGTCTATGTGTGTACAAACATTGTTATTTGCCGTAAGTTTTGTAACGTCAaagtttgcaaaaaattcatcGTTGTAATCATCCGCAAAACAGCTGCATAGGTAAATCGCATCGGTGCTCACCGTATAGGCGTAGATAATGCCCGTCTTGTTGTAGCTAGCTATACAATGCTCATTGTTTACATTGGTCCTGTAAATAGTAGTTTTGTTCTTTATGTGTGTAACTACCAGTTCCTTACTCCTCAGCGCCACGATGAAAATGTGCGTGTCTGGATGCAAGACAAAGCTGTTCTCAACAATTTCGCTGAGAAATTCAAATACATGTATCACCTTCTTGTCAAGCAAATGGAAATGATatattttgcactttttatttttctcgtATGAACTGAAGAGGCATTCGTTCACTTGGCACTCTGTGCCAGAATCAGCACTTTCCTCCAATCCGCTTTTTAATAGCTTGATGTCATTAATTACTATGTCTTCAATACTGTATGTtagtttttctcttttttcgttCACATCGTAAATCTGTATCCCATTCTTCGTGTTCGTCGTAGCGATTAAGTTGTTAAGCAAATCTATGCTGGAGATGTACCCCTCATTTGGGAAGGATGCGTACAGGTCAAATCTTCGGGGGTggcagaaaaggaaaaaaaaaaaaaaaaaataggcagGTAGATGGATAGATGGGTGCATATAACTAGCTACATATGTGAAGTTTTATACCTGTTGAATATGACGCTGGTGATAGCAGCTAGGGTATTCAACAGGTATGACACTTCACATTAGTTGCCGAGCCTCGTGGGGTGCTCAGCCTCCTCCCTACCGTTTCATATGGACGTGGTCAATGCCACCTTCTTCACCCATTGTAAGTTCCTTTCCGTGTGTTAGATCGAGATAGTCGCTTGGTCGAAGGGGATTCTcctatgtacacatgtacatctAAGGGCATACTCTTATACTTCTATCCTCCAATAGTCGACGTCTGCAAAGTCACGTTGGTGCCTACGATCttcttgtcattttttttttttttttttaagtagcACTGCGTGCTGGTAAGCGCGACTCGCCGTTGAATGTGCTCTTCATGCCTATACAGTTTCCCAACccacccaaaaaaaaaaaaaaaaagagaaagaagcaaaaggaaaaaaaggaagaaaagaaaaaaaataaaaataaaaaaaaagtcacttTCGCTTCATTTCTTAGTCATCTCCCAACATTATATATGTTATTTCACGAAGCAGGGCGAAATTCTCTTCTCGTGGCGCAcatcatttccccccccctttggtgCAGTGCACAAATTTCATGTGCCTATCCGTGTACCATCTcagttttgcaaaaaaaaaaaaaaaaaaaaaagaaaagaaaaaaagaaaaaaagaaaaaaagaaaaaaagaaaaaaaaattcttaatCTTTTGGTGAAAAGGATAAACTTGTTGGTTTATCTTAtagagtattttttttttttttttttttttttttttttccatttcagcAGGGTAAAGCAATTGCTTGTTCATACGGCAAGTGATAGTTACAAGAAGATAACACGCTGCGCCCTCTTGTTCAAATCGACGGAgttgtgtacatgtacaaaAGATATATCCATGTATACAGATATGAATACACTTGaacgtacgtacatatgtacgtagtTATGCCGTGAACATTTCTCACGTTTTAGTAATTTCACGGATTTTCTTCCCACGCTTTTACGCTACAACAGGGGCGTGATGCGTTGTGTGTTCGGAGGTCCCTTTCCATAATTACGCTCTTTCATTTGTATTAATCAAACGTCGCTAACGTAGCAGCGTATGCAACGTATATACGCGCGTGTTCATCCCTGAGTTATCGCGCCCAAACGAAGAGATAGAGAAAATGGCAACGTCACTGAACTTGTTGAGAAAATCGAATGGTCCCATTCCGGCCGTTTTTAATCacaatgtaaaaaaaaaaaaaaaataaaataaaaaataaaataaaataaaataaaaaaaaaaaaaaaaaaaaaaaaaaaacatccgtGTGCAGGCGGAGAGGTGGAAGCTGAAGCGGACACGCACAAATGGAGTACACACCTTTTTCAGGGGATACACCTCACCCCAACGACAATGAATTCCCTTTTCACAGGTACTCGGAAACATACTAAAGTTTAACACGAACAAGCATAAGAATTTGGCTTATAACAATGTGAGTGAGCAGGTTGGATCGCAGATCGTGGGAGAACATTTAGACAAAAGCAACGCCCAGTTAAAGTACTGCCCCTACTTGAAGCCGATGGAGATAAAGGGAATCAAGAGGGCTGACCGGAAGTTCGACTACAACAGCAGCTACTCATTTATGCTGGCgcagaataatttttcagcAAATCCGCAAAACAGAAGCTTCCTCACCAACATCTTGTACAACGGGATGAAGATACCCCTACCTCCTAAGAGGTACCAGATGGCGCAATATGTAAGGCGTGGGAgcattgcaaaaaaaagaaaatatatatatatatatatatatatatatatatatgaatgagTCATATTAATTggggatttttttcttttttttacctgacttttttttttttttttttttttttccccattttggctagctaatTACCATTTGGCGCCCCATGGTGATTCAttactttcccttttcttccctcaggTGGACGTTAGGCTGGACGTGCTTTCCCCCTTCATAATTACCTGTGTCATATGCCTCCCATTCTTCTTTACGGACTTCATGTAGgaaaaatgatataaaacaaaaaatggcatatgGTGGCGCAAGTGTGTGAAAAGTGCAAAGTGGAGATGCGTCTATTTTAATTTCCAAACATAACAGTGTTGCtttctatatatacacgtatccTTTTCACTTCTCCACTGCTACACGTGTATACGCCTTTCCCCATTC is a genomic window containing:
- a CDS encoding GTPase-activating protein, putative gives rise to the protein MQANDRVRNFAEDIQKIRIWNRIYERKMELFHLKKLIQQEIAGTSGGIGKETEGGGGRGQTDWTNFSVDRKERAPSSGNAGKSKLSFFLTPPLSYDNYFNLKKTEKKSTIMCRKERGKLLTIKECAMPANGDHGERKESGNRREKCLSSGRFYAKGGVSTNGEENVPVKSEQKDEKTNVRDAQWEKRTVTLEKKKNYFTCMSKHLDGYIKEQVKKGVPDHLRGFIWQILVQSYEYRKETNLTEKNHTNERDSSTYQYYLSITNQYENTIKKDMNRTYPKHILFKNNYEQGQQILFNILKAYSNYNKSLGYCQGMAFIVATFILYMNEEDAFYMLVALIEKYHLNDLFSSDMSLLNEDLFILDQLLLVFFPKIYFHLRKENVHSSMFASQWFVTLFSYSISIIYVVRIWDFFFIYGHSFLFKVALAYFKLQEEAILRESFEEILNRLKVLSRHVELNPLIDTALGLDLPEETIARLSAEYRARSGKVVRRYQKDGVMERCLPTPPSQVQEVVGEVVHGKMELFHEE
- a CDS encoding WD repeat-containing protein, putative, giving the protein MGEEGGIDHVHMKRFDLYASFPNEGYISSIDLLNNLIATTNTKNGIQIYDVNEKREKLTYSIEDIVINDIKLLKSGLEESADSGTECQVNECLFSSYEKNKKCKIYHFHLLDKKVIHVFEFLSEIVENSFVLHPDTHIFIVALRSKELVVTHIKNKTTIYRTNVNNEHCIASYNKTGIIYAYTVSTDAIYLCSCFADDYNDEFFANFDVTKLTANNNVCTHIDFSFDEKKMLIATQDGSIYTLDAYTGDVLYSYSFLYDSNSPLASSIVPSYPIYSFDSNYVLSGGRDGNLHVWDIMGNPVCKKKIDNHVLFVKWIYNRVAFVTTSNYLLIWQIPKDN
- a CDS encoding RNA-binding protein, putative; the encoded protein is MEFETTRSRGAKYPYEASDDSRRAPNDDRGVERYPRERHNSPRARRSRSHSYRGKRNSMENHAGGDRYHMDARGRRERSPDSNHPSRESHIKRSEDNSMDEARWRVRRGERDNREDRDERLERGERRSYRGHSDSRERKERRERRDHRDRRERRDRDGRKRKSSRLNPNLSSSHERSRSRERRRRRLQAECIKKAGGFKKLADMEGHETTSVFWDGFQWVAKTNHSSTSHLDPAVMNSTRKLRRLYFGNLPLHLGLSENEFQETIWDEMKKRKFCNDDNINPVLYVWFAKDKGNYGFVEFSTVEETERALTMDGMLCRGVALKVSRPNDYSSTNTMKHNQPSLLQSVGAVASGVATGVVSGVVSGGGSVYGKPPPPPGAPPPSVLTGAMDNQSDLETKYLRVLEIVSEQSINTEDYSSIVEDIKDGFHSQGIIINAILITPKYAHTTPFSVGDVLIEFENASSVDSSIANMSNRKYEGRIIRMEKLDEATYDMHVKPIIRDLYEQNGI